The sequence CGCGGATCTATCTCGGCAAGCGGGGGCGCCAAGGAGGGCAAGAGCCATGCTGAAGACCATCCCTCCCCTCCTGACGCCGGACCTGCTCTGGGTCCTCGCCTCGATGGGCCATGGCGACGATCTGGTCCTGGTGGATGCCAACCATCCCGCCACCGCCATCGCCCGCTCCACGGCCTCGGGGCGCCTCGTCAGCCTTCCGGGCCTGCGCATGGCCGATGTCGCGGCGGCGATCCTGACCCTGCTGCCCATCGACGACTTCGAGCCCGGCCCGGTCCGGCGCATGGAGGTGGTAGGCGCCCCCACCACGATCCCCCCATCCAGCGCGAGGTCCAGGCGGTGCTGGACCGGGCGGTGCCGGGACTGGCCATGCAGGGGCTGGAGCGCTTCGCCTTCTACGAGGCCGCCCGCAGGGGCTTCGCCGTGGTCCAGGTCGGCGATGCCCGCCCCTATGGCTGCTTCCTGTTGCGCAAGGGCGTCATCGCCGGACACTGAACACGAAAAAGGGGAGCGAGGGGAAATGGCGTCCGTCACCATCAACAATGTCCGCAAGGCCTATGGCGCTCATGCCGTGATGCACGGCGTGTCCATCGACATCCCCGATGGCGCCTTCGTCGTCCTTGTCGGCCCCTCGGGCTGCGGCAAGTCCACCCTGCTGCGCATGGTCGCCGGGCTGGAACCGATCACGGGCGGCACGATCAGCATCGGCCCGCGCGTCGTGAACGACGTGCCGCCCAAGGATCGCGACATCGCGATGGTGTTCCAGAACTACGCGCTCTATCCGCACATGACGGTGGCGGAGAACATGGCCTTCGCCCTGAAGCTGAAAAGGGCGAGGCCCGAGGAGATCCTGCAGAAGGTGCGCCCGGCGGCGGAGATCCTGGGCCTGTCCAAGCTGCTCGACCGCCTGCCGCGCCATCTCTCGGGCGGGCAGCGGCAGCGTGTCGCCATGGGCCGCGCCATCGTGCGCAACCCGGCCGTCTTCCTCTTCGACGAGCCCCTGTCGAACCTGGATGCCAAGCTCCGCGTCCAGATGCGCACGGAGATCAAGGCGCTCCACCAGCGGCTCCGCACCACGATGATCTACGTGACGCATGACCAGATCGAGGCCATGACCATGGCCGACCGGATCGTGGTGATGCAGGACGGGCGCGTGGAACAGATCGGCGTGCCCCTGGAACTCTATGACCGCCCGGCGAACATCTTCGTGGCCAGCTTCATCGGCTCGCCCGCCATGAACCTCCTCCCCGGCACGACCGTGGAGGGCGGCGTGCAACTCGGCGACGGGACGGTCCTGCCGCTGCCCGCGGGCTCGCCGGTCGCGCCCGGGCGCCGCGTGACCTACGGCATCCGTCCCGAGCACCTGCTGGTCGGCGAGGGTGGCCTGCCGATGGTGGTGGAGGTGATGGAGCCCACGGGCTCGGAAACCCAGGTCTTCGGCATGCTGGGCGGCCATCGCTTCATGGGCAGCTTCCGCGAGCGCATCCAGGCCGCGCCCGGCGAGGTGCTCCCGATCCACTGGGACACGCGCCTCGCCCATCTCTTCGATCAGGCCGACGGGCTGCGCCTGGAAACCGTCCGGCAGGACCTCGCCGCCTGAAGGGGCCGGAGCCAGCGGCTCCGGCTACCGCCGGTACTTCGGCCGCGCCGCGCGTTTCCGGCGTCACGCCCGCCGTGTACCGCACGGCGCCGTTCTGGGCCTGCGCGTTCTGCTGGTCCATCTGATCGCGCGTGATGACCGGGAGGGATTGCGGCGTCTCCAGCACCGGTGACCAGTAGCAATCCAGCCAGCACCCCGTCGAACCGGACCCGTGAACTGGCTTCACCGGGCATCATGATGCCCCCGCAACATATTCAACTTTATGGCTTTTCGAATCGCCCGCCGCCTTATAGAGAATGCCAATCGTTCGCAATATCCTGAAAGAAACTGCCCCCGGCATGGCAGGCAACGGGGTGTTGCAAGCGGGGCGCTGCCCCGTCCCCTGGGCATGGCCGAGCCAAAGAAAGGTGTTACATCAGGGGGCGATAGCTTTATACACCAGCGTCAATCATGGGATATGAACATTGAAGGCCATCGTCTTGTGTGCTGGCCAGGGGCGCCGTCTCCTGCCGTTTACGGAGCGGACCCCGAAATGTCTCCTTCCCGTGGGCGGCAAACCCATTCTCGGCTGGCAGCTTCTGGGCCTGTCCGAGGCCGGGATCGAGGAAGTCACGCTCGTCACGGGTTTCAGGGCCGAGACGATCGAGGCGGCACTGCCCGGCATCACGCCCAAGGGCCTGACGGTCCGGACTGTCTTCAATCCCTTCTTCGGCGTCGCCGAGAATATCGGCAGTTGCTTCCTGGTCCGTGACCTGCTGCGAGCCGGCGACACGGTGCTGCTGAACGGCGACACCCTGTTCGAACCTGCGGTACTGCGTCACCTGCTGTCGGCCCCCGCCGCGCCCATCACCGTCACGATCGACCGCAAATCCCATTACGATGCCGATGACATGAAGGTCTCGGCAGATGGGGCGAGCCTGCGCGCCATCGGCAAGACCCTGACTCCGGACGAGACGAACGGTGAATCCATCGGCATGCTGCGCTTCCAGGGCACGGGCGGCGCGCTCTTCGCCGATGGGCTGGAGGCCGTGCTGCGTCAGCCGGAGGGGCTGCGCCGCTGGTACCTCTCCGTCATCCACGCCATCGCCCAGATGGGTCATCAGAGGAGCCATCAGGGAGGCCATCAGGGGGGCAGGTCCGTGTGACCTCCATCCAGGGCCTGAGCTGGGGCGAGGTGGACTACCCGGACGATCTCGCCGAGGCGGAGGCGCTTGTCCGCTCCTGGGCCATGCCCGCCCCGGCCCTGGCCGGCTGATGCCGAGGTGACGATGCTCCCGACGCGCCATTCGCTGCCCCGGCGGCTGGGCTCCTTCGCCACCCTGCCCGACGCACTGGACTATGCCGCCGGCGGGGAAACGGGGCTGGGCTTCCATGACGGCCGCGGCGAACTGACCCAGGCCCTGCCCTATCGCAGGCTGCGCGAAACATCGCGGCAACTGGCCAGGCGGCTGACCGGCGCGGGGCTGGAACGCGGGAACCGCGTGGCCATCATCGCCGAGACGCGGCCCGACGTGGTGGAAGCCTTCATGGCCTGCCAGTATGCCGGCCTCGTGCCGGTGCTGCTGCCCCTCCCGGTCGCCTTCGGCGGGCGCCAGACCTATATCGAGCATATCTCCCGGCTGACCCTGGCGGCACGCGCCTCGGCACTCTTCGTGCCAGAGGCCCTCCAGCCCTGGCTGGCGCCCTTCGCCGCCGAGGCCGGGCTGACGGTCTTCGGAACCGTGGCGGGACTGGCATCGGCCCCGGAAAGCGCCGCGGAACCGGTCCCGCTGGGCGAGGACGAGATCGCCTATCTCCAGTTCTCCTCGGGCAGCACGCGCTTCCCCATGGGCGTCGCCGTCACGCAGCGCGCCCTGATGGAGAACATCCGCGCCATCCTGCGGCACGGGCTCCAGGTGGGTCCGGAGGACCGCGCGGTGTCCTGGCTGCCGCTCTACCACGACATGGGCCTCGTGGGCTTCCTGCTGGCGCCCCTCGCCGGGCAGGTGACGGTGGACTACCTCTCGCCGCAGGAATTCGCGCGGCGGCCACAGCTCTGGCTGCGGCTGATCTCCAGCAACCGCGCCACCCTCTCCTACAGCCCCAGCTTCGGCTACGAGCTGTGCACCCGGCGGGGGCGGCCGGACCCGGCCAAGGGGCCGGCCCTCGACCTCTCCTCCTGGCGCGCCGCGGGCATCGGGGGCGACATGATCCGGCCGCATGTGCTGGCGCGCTTCGCCGAGACCTTCGAGCCGGACGGCTTCCGCGCCGGGGCCTTCGTGCCCAGCTACGGCATGGCCGAGGCGACCCTGGCCATCAGCTTCGCGCCACTGGGCAAGGGGCTGGCGACGGATATGGTGGACCTCGACCGGCTGGAGCGTGAGGGCACCGCCATGCCCCCAGGGGATGGGTCGCGGCTTCGGGAATTCGCGCTGTGCGGCCCGCCGGTCCCGGGCACCGAGCTG is a genomic window of Roseomonas gilardii subsp. gilardii containing:
- a CDS encoding fatty acyl-AMP ligase; this encodes MLPTRHSLPRRLGSFATLPDALDYAAGGETGLGFHDGRGELTQALPYRRLRETSRQLARRLTGAGLERGNRVAIIAETRPDVVEAFMACQYAGLVPVLLPLPVAFGGRQTYIEHISRLTLAARASALFVPEALQPWLAPFAAEAGLTVFGTVAGLASAPESAAEPVPLGEDEIAYLQFSSGSTRFPMGVAVTQRALMENIRAILRHGLQVGPEDRAVSWLPLYHDMGLVGFLLAPLAGQVTVDYLSPQEFARRPQLWLRLISSNRATLSYSPSFGYELCTRRGRPDPAKGPALDLSSWRAAGIGGDMIRPHVLARFAETFEPDGFRAGAFVPSYGMAEATLAISFAPLGKGLATDMVDLDRLEREGTAMPPGDGSRLREFALCGPPVPGTELEIRDATGAPLPERQVGRVLVRGPGLMQGYDERPEESTAVLSADGWLDTGDLGYRLGGQIVITGRAKDLIIVNGRNVWPQDLEWSVEQSIATARSGDAAAFSVEEDGTEQVVMLIEARGAPDNGERERLATEAAGTLRARHGVEARIVLVPPGSLPRTSSGKLSRTRARSLYLAGHFTAGASALVALPE
- a CDS encoding RbsD/FucU domain-containing protein; amino-acid sequence: MLDRAVPGLAMQGLERFAFYEAARRGFAVVQVGDARPYGCFLLRKGVIAGH
- a CDS encoding ABC transporter ATP-binding protein, with protein sequence MASVTINNVRKAYGAHAVMHGVSIDIPDGAFVVLVGPSGCGKSTLLRMVAGLEPITGGTISIGPRVVNDVPPKDRDIAMVFQNYALYPHMTVAENMAFALKLKRARPEEILQKVRPAAEILGLSKLLDRLPRHLSGGQRQRVAMGRAIVRNPAVFLFDEPLSNLDAKLRVQMRTEIKALHQRLRTTMIYVTHDQIEAMTMADRIVVMQDGRVEQIGVPLELYDRPANIFVASFIGSPAMNLLPGTTVEGGVQLGDGTVLPLPAGSPVAPGRRVTYGIRPEHLLVGEGGLPMVVEVMEPTGSETQVFGMLGGHRFMGSFRERIQAAPGEVLPIHWDTRLAHLFDQADGLRLETVRQDLAA
- a CDS encoding phosphocholine cytidylyltransferase family protein produces the protein MCAGQGRRLLPFTERTPKCLLPVGGKPILGWQLLGLSEAGIEEVTLVTGFRAETIEAALPGITPKGLTVRTVFNPFFGVAENIGSCFLVRDLLRAGDTVLLNGDTLFEPAVLRHLLSAPAAPITVTIDRKSHYDADDMKVSADGASLRAIGKTLTPDETNGESIGMLRFQGTGGALFADGLEAVLRQPEGLRRWYLSVIHAIAQMGHQRSHQGGHQGGRSV